The Thermodesulfovibrionia bacterium genome contains a region encoding:
- a CDS encoding NADH-ubiquinone oxidoreductase-F iron-sulfur binding region domain-containing protein: MAKLKNTDELKALRDKLSKETFDPNAHRIRACCGTACTATGAHKVIAAFEKEAAASGVAIDIVKTGCQGLCQKGPVLKVEPNNIFYQRTKTTDVPAIMDYSIKGNSAYRQGLYRDNFLSEPIPLMLEIPFYKKQLRIALRNNGIVDPRNIEHYLAVGGYAGIEKALSSMTTDDVLNEVDKANLRGRGGAGFPAGRKWAHSKGAKSDVKLVIANGDEGDPGAFMDRAIMEGDPHSLIEGMLLCAYAIGAQYGFIYVRHEYPLAVENLKIAIKQAEDLGILGKNILGTGFSFTIDIREGAGAFVCGESTSLVASIEGERGYPRPRPPRLSEIGGGPWGIPGNLNNIETYACVPVIIDKGSDYFRSIGTKNSPGTKVFALTGKVKNTGLVEVPMGITLREIIFEIGGGILDDKEFKAIQTGGPSGGCIPAEHLDLPVDFDSLASVGSMMGSGGMVVLDEETCMVDVAKFFLSFTQSESCGKCPPCRIGTYHMLELLKKITSGKGEDGDIEKLEKIGEQIIAGSLCGLGNSAPNPVLTTIKYFREEYEEHIHDKYCRSKVCSGLGTYTIDHTECFLCGLCKQACAFGAVKELKNSFYIDQDYCTKCKACYTACPIKAVKIDKQKGKPSTSLKRSK, translated from the coding sequence ATGGCAAAACTGAAAAATACTGACGAACTGAAAGCGCTCAGAGATAAATTAAGCAAAGAGACCTTTGATCCGAACGCGCACAGGATCAGGGCGTGCTGCGGAACCGCTTGCACGGCAACAGGCGCGCACAAGGTCATTGCAGCTTTTGAGAAAGAGGCTGCTGCATCTGGTGTAGCAATTGATATAGTGAAGACAGGATGCCAGGGACTCTGCCAGAAAGGGCCTGTGCTCAAGGTTGAGCCGAACAATATCTTTTATCAGAGGACAAAGACGACCGATGTCCCTGCGATAATGGACTACTCTATCAAAGGCAATTCAGCATACAGGCAGGGGCTTTACAGGGACAACTTCCTTAGCGAGCCGATACCTCTTATGCTTGAGATCCCTTTTTATAAAAAACAGCTCAGGATAGCCCTGAGGAACAACGGCATAGTTGACCCGCGCAATATCGAGCATTACCTCGCAGTCGGCGGTTACGCAGGCATTGAAAAGGCCCTGTCTTCAATGACCACTGACGACGTGCTTAATGAAGTAGATAAGGCAAACCTGAGAGGACGCGGCGGAGCGGGTTTCCCTGCCGGAAGAAAATGGGCGCACTCAAAGGGCGCAAAGAGCGATGTAAAGCTTGTCATTGCAAACGGCGACGAAGGCGACCCCGGAGCATTCATGGACAGGGCTATCATGGAAGGCGACCCTCACAGCCTTATTGAAGGGATGCTCCTGTGCGCTTATGCGATCGGCGCGCAATACGGATTCATCTATGTCAGGCATGAATACCCTCTCGCTGTTGAGAACCTGAAGATAGCGATAAAGCAGGCTGAAGACCTCGGCATTCTCGGAAAGAATATTTTAGGAACCGGCTTCAGCTTCACAATTGATATAAGAGAAGGCGCAGGCGCATTCGTATGCGGCGAGTCAACATCGCTTGTCGCATCTATTGAAGGTGAGAGAGGATATCCGAGGCCGAGGCCTCCAAGGCTTTCTGAAATAGGCGGCGGCCCTTGGGGGATACCGGGTAACCTGAATAACATCGAGACATACGCATGTGTTCCTGTAATTATTGATAAAGGCTCGGATTATTTCCGCTCTATCGGCACAAAGAACTCTCCGGGCACAAAGGTCTTCGCACTTACAGGCAAGGTTAAGAACACAGGCCTTGTCGAGGTTCCGATGGGGATAACCTTGAGAGAGATTATCTTTGAGATAGGCGGCGGCATACTTGATGACAAGGAGTTCAAGGCTATACAGACAGGCGGCCCGTCAGGCGGATGCATTCCTGCCGAGCACCTTGACCTTCCTGTTGATTTCGACTCTCTCGCTTCAGTCGGCTCCATGATGGGGTCGGGCGGCATGGTCGTGCTTGACGAGGAGACCTGCATGGTTGATGTCGCAAAGTTCTTTCTGTCATTCACGCAGTCTGAATCATGCGGCAAGTGCCCGCCCTGCAGAATAGGTACATATCATATGCTGGAGCTGCTCAAGAAGATAACCTCAGGCAAGGGCGAAGATGGAGACATTGAGAAGCTTGAGAAGATAGGAGAGCAGATTATCGCAGGCTCACTATGCGGGCTCGGAAACAGCGCGCCTAACCCTGTGCTGACAACGATCAAATATTTCAGAGAAGAGTATGAAGAGCATATTCATGATAAATACTGCCGCTCAAAGGTATGCAGCGGATTAGGCACTTACACCATTGACCATACTGAATGCTTTCTCTGCGGGCTGTGCAAACAGGCATGCGCATTCGGAGCGGTCAAAGAGCTGAAGAACTCTTTCTACATTGACCAGGACTACTGCACAAAATGCAAGGCGTGCTACACTGCGTGTCCAATCAAGGCGGTCAAGATAGACAAGCAGAAGGGCAAGCCGTCAACCTCTTTGAAGAGGAGTAAATAA
- a CDS encoding molybdopterin-dependent oxidoreductase encodes MSKTVDLTIDGKKVTVNEGVTIVDAAEKAGVHIPNLCYLKGMKGIGACRMCLVEVEGGRGPITACTSKVKEGMNITTDSEKVLEMRNFVLDLILSMHPLDCMTCTKAGVCNLQKYAYDNGIKESSFTRKDFGYPIDSANPFIKRDPDYCILCGKCVRACKEQGTNVLDFMGRGVGSKVVTAQDKPLQESDCTFCGSCIDACPVNSLLEADRWRKGREWEYVKTASTCLSCGNGCSIVVSSKDDSVVKINSAGDYGTVEKYICAQGRFGFDALTSDLRINAPMKRVGKKLEETTWEDALSIVAEHLKKSGKNASIISTANILNEDASALASLASSAIKTKNIDTTVSLYSGDEAMNLSASADLDSADVIVVAGLATSQYTRVLPALDAAIQKRVARGAKLVVIDDVKALASIAKSLVTKGAKSTKELDAALAKVKTSDESDATADMIAAAASPVIFCSPSLFGAANNLSLVSNVSVVAVPYEANARGVVLSGLTAGAKSYSDIASGKNDVLYVVGEPPIKKADAKFLIVQTPYLSDLAKQADVILPAASYLESSGTIVNYLGKVKKVAKAASPAGDAKQHKDIFADIAKAMKATLKDAKVDVKKSLKTKAKVKVNAFEKVKGLDVNPVDLNDKINKSVINSSRLLWLKETEMALASK; translated from the coding sequence ATGTCAAAAACGGTTGACTTAACAATAGACGGAAAGAAGGTCACGGTTAACGAGGGAGTCACTATCGTTGATGCCGCTGAAAAGGCAGGTGTTCATATACCGAACCTCTGCTACCTTAAGGGCATGAAGGGTATCGGCGCATGCAGGATGTGCCTTGTTGAGGTCGAGGGCGGAAGAGGCCCTATTACTGCATGTACCTCAAAGGTGAAAGAAGGCATGAATATCACCACCGACTCTGAGAAGGTCCTTGAGATGAGGAACTTCGTGCTTGACCTTATACTCTCAATGCACCCTCTGGACTGCATGACCTGCACAAAGGCAGGCGTCTGCAACCTGCAGAAGTATGCTTATGATAACGGGATCAAAGAGTCGAGCTTTACGAGAAAAGATTTCGGCTACCCTATAGATTCCGCAAACCCGTTCATAAAGAGAGACCCTGACTACTGCATCCTCTGCGGCAAATGCGTAAGGGCATGCAAAGAGCAGGGAACGAATGTGCTTGATTTCATGGGCAGAGGCGTCGGCTCAAAGGTCGTCACCGCGCAGGATAAGCCGCTTCAGGAGTCTGACTGCACATTCTGCGGAAGCTGTATTGACGCATGCCCTGTTAACTCTTTGCTTGAAGCTGACAGGTGGAGAAAAGGAAGAGAGTGGGAGTATGTGAAGACAGCTTCAACCTGCCTTTCATGCGGGAATGGATGCAGCATAGTTGTAAGCTCCAAGGATGACAGTGTAGTTAAGATTAACTCTGCCGGAGATTACGGCACTGTTGAAAAGTATATATGCGCGCAGGGCAGATTCGGCTTTGACGCCCTCACCTCTGACCTGAGGATAAACGCTCCGATGAAGAGGGTCGGCAAGAAGCTTGAAGAGACCACTTGGGAAGATGCTCTTTCCATAGTAGCTGAGCATCTTAAGAAGTCGGGCAAGAACGCTTCCATCATCAGCACGGCAAATATACTAAACGAAGACGCGTCAGCCCTTGCAAGCCTCGCATCATCTGCCATAAAGACAAAGAACATAGACACAACAGTGAGTCTCTACTCAGGCGATGAGGCGATGAACCTCTCAGCATCTGCTGACCTCGACTCTGCTGATGTCATAGTAGTCGCAGGCCTTGCAACATCACAGTACACGAGAGTGCTGCCCGCGCTTGACGCAGCGATACAGAAGAGAGTCGCAAGGGGCGCAAAGCTTGTTGTTATAGACGATGTAAAGGCTCTTGCTTCGATAGCAAAGTCTCTCGTTACAAAGGGCGCAAAGTCCACAAAGGAACTTGATGCTGCGCTTGCTAAAGTAAAGACATCAGATGAGTCAGACGCTACTGCGGACATGATAGCAGCCGCTGCATCACCTGTGATATTCTGCTCCCCTTCCCTATTCGGAGCGGCAAACAACCTCTCACTTGTGAGCAATGTAAGTGTGGTGGCTGTGCCTTATGAAGCGAATGCAAGAGGCGTGGTTCTTTCAGGCCTTACCGCAGGCGCAAAGTCATACAGCGATATCGCATCAGGCAAGAATGATGTTCTCTATGTAGTTGGCGAGCCGCCGATAAAGAAGGCAGACGCAAAGTTTCTCATCGTACAGACACCTTATCTTTCAGACCTTGCAAAGCAGGCTGATGTTATACTTCCGGCAGCATCATACCTTGAGTCATCAGGCACGATCGTCAACTACCTAGGCAAGGTGAAGAAGGTTGCAAAGGCAGCCTCCCCTGCTGGCGATGCGAAACAGCACAAAGATATATTCGCTGATATCGCCAAGGCTATGAAGGCAACTCTCAAAGATGCAAAGGTTGATGTTAAGAAGTCGCTCAAGACAAAGGCCAAAGTAAAGGTTAATGCCTTTGAGAAAGTAAAAGGCCTTGATGTGAACCCAGTTGACCTGAATGATAAGATCAATAAGTCAGTGATAAACAGCTCAAGACTTCTGTGGCTCAAGGAGACGGAAATGGCACTGGCCTCAAAATAA
- a CDS encoding NADH-ubiquinone oxidoreductase-F iron-sulfur binding region domain-containing protein, whose amino-acid sequence MTEDNKEKIMTMKDVQAKAEEKKCAAQQALVFVEEFLSEPMCGRCFPCSFGCYEANIRLKKIVAGNASDEDVERLRRIGTNMLEASMCKKGKDTAAFILDKIAAEDFAGHISGECSKRECGSFSSYLIIPEKCTICGLCLDACKDHAITGEKRKPYLSGYQPMEIAQKRCTKCGECIKVCPDAAIVLITSKEMAGTVK is encoded by the coding sequence ATGACAGAAGATAATAAAGAAAAGATAATGACAATGAAAGATGTTCAGGCAAAGGCTGAAGAGAAGAAGTGCGCGGCGCAGCAGGCCCTCGTATTTGTAGAAGAGTTCCTGTCTGAACCGATGTGCGGAAGATGCTTCCCCTGCTCTTTCGGATGCTATGAGGCGAATATCAGGTTAAAGAAGATCGTTGCGGGAAATGCTTCTGACGAAGATGTAGAGCGCCTCAGAAGAATAGGAACTAACATGCTTGAGGCATCAATGTGCAAAAAAGGCAAAGACACAGCAGCATTCATACTTGATAAAATTGCTGCCGAGGATTTTGCAGGCCATATTTCAGGAGAATGTTCAAAGAGAGAGTGCGGATCATTCAGCAGCTATCTTATCATCCCTGAAAAATGCACGATATGCGGCTTATGCCTTGACGCATGTAAAGACCATGCAATAACAGGCGAAAAGAGGAAGCCTTACCTTTCAGGTTATCAGCCAATGGAGATAGCCCAGAAGAGATGCACAAAATGCGGAGAGTGCATCAAGGTATGCCCTGACGCAGCGATAGTACTTATAACGTCAAAAGAGATGGCTGGAACTGTTAAATAA